Proteins encoded within one genomic window of Edaphobacter lichenicola:
- a CDS encoding PDZ domain-containing protein, producing the protein MRYRRSLGIVAGVVALMAGTTGLPGGHSSLAAQSIPLWSGLWSGRTVLVGAMGGGSHKYAAQGYLGVDARDVSDDQIGSLRMKEARGAEIVSLDHDGPACKAGMRMHDVILQMNGQAIDGQEQLKRLLRDQPVGRTVSFVVSRDGQTMTMTMQMADRRTVGQQAWDQHYTVPAPGDGPSGSVRGGNSFMGASTSSGTATTPKGHREMLAMSMILSSSYTGAQLEVMGPQLAGFFGAEGGAGLLVRSVDSNSPAEQAGMKAGDVVVRVNSIAVSSGTDWTKTIHDNRGRPVPVVVIRDKQEQTLTLTPDTKKRSCVIPGFGLEEFFGETSQYTRELLAKL; encoded by the coding sequence ATGAGATACCGCAGGTCGCTTGGGATTGTGGCGGGGGTTGTGGCGCTGATGGCTGGGACGACTGGTCTGCCGGGCGGGCATAGTTCGCTCGCGGCGCAGAGTATTCCTCTCTGGTCTGGGCTCTGGTCTGGGCGCACGGTGCTCGTGGGAGCGATGGGGGGCGGTTCGCACAAGTACGCGGCGCAGGGGTACCTCGGGGTGGACGCACGCGATGTAAGCGACGATCAGATTGGTTCTCTGCGGATGAAAGAGGCGCGTGGGGCGGAGATTGTGAGTCTGGATCATGATGGACCGGCCTGCAAGGCAGGGATGCGGATGCATGATGTGATCCTGCAGATGAACGGCCAGGCGATTGACGGCCAGGAGCAGTTGAAGCGGTTGCTGCGGGATCAGCCGGTAGGGCGGACGGTGAGCTTCGTGGTCAGCCGCGATGGGCAGACGATGACCATGACCATGCAGATGGCGGATCGGCGAACGGTCGGACAGCAGGCCTGGGACCAGCACTACACGGTTCCGGCTCCGGGGGATGGGCCTTCGGGGTCTGTGCGGGGCGGCAATAGTTTTATGGGCGCCTCGACGTCGTCCGGCACGGCAACGACTCCCAAGGGGCATCGGGAGATGCTGGCGATGAGTATGATTCTGAGTTCGTCTTACACAGGCGCTCAGCTTGAGGTGATGGGACCGCAACTTGCGGGTTTTTTTGGCGCGGAGGGTGGAGCGGGGCTGCTGGTGCGGAGCGTCGACAGCAACAGTCCGGCGGAGCAGGCTGGGATGAAGGCGGGAGATGTGGTGGTGCGGGTGAACTCGATCGCGGTTTCGAGTGGAACCGACTGGACCAAGACGATCCACGACAACCGGGGGCGGCCGGTGCCGGTGGTGGTGATTCGCGACAAGCAGGAACAGACGCTGACCCTGACGCCGGATACGAAGAAGCGCTCGTGCGTGATTCCAGGGTTTGGGCTGGAGGAGTTTTTTGGCGAGACGAGCCAATACACCCGCGAACTGCTGGCTAAATTGTAG
- a CDS encoding HEAT repeat domain-containing protein — MLNYGELPDELAGGLEQHLTECEGCRAELEAFQMFEERLALLPVLEPSPNLLAQSRMRLDDELDMIPPHGFLTQLRTHFYRWLGHVQGAPALATLLLGVGFLAGNFTLRYQVAHAPKPQKPVVVTGPDEGVDKGVIANVTGIVQTPNSELVQVKYNRVVPETMEGSLDSPEIRNLLMVGTRAAGVDGADTVRKDSVALLTNECKSGHACQPTAVDGKEIRNALMVSLRYDQDAGVRMTALEGLQRFVGQDQHVRDAVLEAVMHDSDAQVRKTAIGLLEPVQSDSSVRQVLRTVSTQDANPYIRTASYNALQSSADIQ, encoded by the coding sequence TTGTTGAACTACGGCGAGCTGCCCGATGAGCTGGCTGGGGGATTGGAACAACATCTGACCGAGTGCGAGGGTTGCCGCGCGGAGCTGGAGGCGTTCCAGATGTTCGAAGAGCGGTTGGCGTTGTTGCCCGTGCTGGAGCCTTCGCCGAATCTTCTGGCGCAGTCGCGGATGCGGCTCGACGACGAGCTGGATATGATCCCGCCGCATGGGTTTCTTACTCAACTAAGGACACATTTTTATCGCTGGCTGGGGCATGTGCAAGGCGCTCCGGCGTTGGCGACGCTGCTGCTGGGGGTGGGGTTCCTGGCAGGCAACTTTACGCTGCGCTATCAGGTGGCGCATGCGCCGAAGCCTCAGAAGCCGGTCGTTGTCACGGGTCCGGATGAAGGCGTGGATAAAGGCGTGATCGCCAATGTGACCGGGATCGTGCAGACGCCGAACTCGGAGCTGGTGCAGGTGAAGTACAACAGGGTGGTTCCCGAGACGATGGAGGGATCGCTGGACAGTCCGGAGATTCGGAACCTGTTGATGGTGGGGACACGTGCCGCCGGCGTGGATGGCGCGGATACAGTGCGGAAGGATTCGGTTGCGTTGCTGACGAACGAATGCAAGTCAGGGCATGCGTGCCAGCCGACTGCCGTAGACGGTAAAGAGATTCGCAATGCGCTGATGGTGTCGCTGCGATATGACCAGGATGCCGGGGTTCGCATGACGGCGCTCGAGGGGTTGCAGCGTTTTGTGGGACAGGATCAGCATGTGCGCGATGCGGTTCTCGAAGCCGTGATGCATGATTCGGATGCGCAGGTTCGGAAGACCGCGATTGGGTTGCTGGAGCCGGTGCAGTCGGACTCGAGTGTGCGGCAAGTGCTGCGAACGGTTTCAACGCAGGACGCAAATCCGTATATTCGGACGGCATCGTATAACGCGCTGCAGAGCTCCGCAGATATTCAGTAG